tttatcaaattatgcaaaatttaatttaatgtaaattataGTTGTATAAGCAAGCTTTTGACGTGAGAAACGTTTGTAGTTGGAAAAGCAAACGTTTTAGAGATAGGTAAAGCGGATCTGTTTAAactattgatttttaaaaaaaataaaaaaaggagaTAAGTGTATCTGTATTCCCATTGATTGAGGCAGCGATAGTGGGCAACATTATCGCAAAGGTTCTTAATGCAACATTATTGACGTTCACAATACTCCACTTATAGCCATCCTTTCCCTTCTTTGTTGCCCATTCCAATCAACCATAATTTGGAATTTGTAAATGCAAATTTCAAGTCTAATCAAATCTTTATTCCGTTCAATATCATCCAACCAATTAAAACACTAAATAAAACAACCCATTTAATTTCATTCCTAAAACGCCCTCTTTCTTTGATTTTCCTTCTAAACCAACCAAAGAAAAATAACACGAGCTGAATAAAGCATCAAAGTCGTGATTGACTAGGCAAGTGGGACCCAACCCAACTGACCCGGACTCCAACTTAAAATTCAActtaattgaataatttttataaaaggaaaaagCAAACCACTGATTTTTTCCtccttttaaaaacaaaaatagaaaaaaagtgaaaaacagAAAAACAGGAAAACATAAaggcaaaaaaaaataaaaatcaatgtgTGATGGGCTAAGAATTCGGTCCCACGCGCCTGCGTCGTCAGCATCATTAAACCGTACTTTATCTCTCTTCCTTCTTTCTCTCTCCTTTGTCCcctcttatatataaaaacctACGAGTTCTCTTCACATCCACATACCCACCGTGTCAACTCTATTTCAAACACACGACTCGACCAAATAAAACGCCACCGTTTTGCtcgtttttcttttattatttatttttttaacatggCCGATGATACTATTAATAACAGTTGCAAGAAACGAGTTCGTGATGACTCGGACGAGTCGGAACTTGAATCGCCCGAGGCGAAGCGACTCAGAGACGATTTACTCGAGTTTTTGAACGATTCCGATCCAACTCCTTCAACTCAGGAACTTGACTCAGTCATGAAGAGCTTACAAGAAGAGATCTCTGCATCTTCTTCTCCTCCTTCTTCTCTCCGTTTGACATCAGATTCCGGTGAGTCTCAGGCTCAGATCGGGTACTTATTGGAAGCTTCCGACGATGAACTCGGGCTTCCCCCGCCGGGAAATCCATCGGTTCAGGAAGGGAAGAAAGAGGAAACTGAGTTGGGACGAGTTTTGTCTGACTCGTCTGGAATCGGTGAGTTATGGGAGTTTGAGAATCAGATCCTGAGTTATGACTCGTTCGAGTTAGGAACCGGATTTGGAAGTTATGAGAATATTACTGAAAACGCTGCGTTTGATGGAATTTTTAACTATTCCGATGTGTATTATGACACCAACGATTTTTCTGATCCGTGGCGGCACGGAACCTTGCCGGCACAATAGATTTAATGAGACAAAAAAAAAGGGGAAAAAACATTTTCCTAAATCATTCTGtcaaatggaattttaatttaatttcttagacatgtaaatttttttttcttcttttatcaccttttttgtttccttttttttcataAAGAAAAGGGAATTATAGGGTATAAATTGATGAAGCTATGAATCATGGAAAATATATTGtcaaaaaaaaaggaagaatcATGGGACAAGAACATGCGTTCTGACATGGTGATgcaaacttttatttatttctttcttttttcttggtGTCTGAAATTCAGATTGTGAGCATCTCAAATGCAAAGATGATCAAGAACCATATTTGTTGTTCTTATGTTTTTTTCTTGTGGGCCCAAAAACATGACATCAAATTTAGAATATTTGCCAACTTTTACACGGATGCGAAAATTATACACGGGGAGTAGGTTATTAACTTGTTACTTTcgcaacaaaatataaatcactTGTTTCCCTATTtcaccaaaatatatatataaatcggttttttttttttttttttttttaatttgattatataaaAGTAATCAAAAGAGTTCacaattgattttataattttacttttatatttttcttttatatataaaggacattgagttaaaatttagtaaaaaaaattaaatacaaatttatgtACCTAGTCCATTTTATGAAGTAGTTGATCAAATTTTAACTTAAttctttctataaaaaaaagagCTTTAATTAAACATgcttaaattatttaaatttaaaatataaatttacatatactttaatctttaaatagtaaatattgctaattaaaataataatcttgaatttttaatggttttttatttcaaaaacaaatttattatctatttaaaaCATATGCTTTTAAAGTCTTATTgaaaactacaaaataaaaacGGTGGATTGAGAATACCATTTTTAAACTATACAGGAATACTTAATTTCTAAGATTCATTTAAAGATAGTATAATGAAAAGATTAGTTTATTTGGTAAATATTGGCAAGTAGTAGGAAGGTCGTCGATTGAAAATAACAAATGTTTTATCTTTATATAATACATTATCTCAACATATTTGAAGTTATTCTGCGTaggttaaattatatatatggtcatttaacttaatttcaagtaacttatttatctttttttttttctttctgatttagttctttattcttaacaatatcaaataaaatatgaaaatatgagtttatttaaagatttgcgttacgaatttgataaaatttgtattatattgaagaatataattaattttattagttttaattgattttttttttgaatttttgtatataaaagaataacattgttgaaattttaaaacataaaatatcaaaatttcacttaaaattaaaataaatgaccaagtcggaaaaaaaagataaaggactaaaacattacctgaaattaaattaaatgaatgtaatttaacctaCTTAACCTTCATTATTTAGTGTCACGGGTTTTACCTTAAAGTAGTTACTTTTACAAGTAAAATAagaatacaatatttttttcaatatataatattacttACAAAGTCCATCTTTAGAATTTAAGTATTCATGACAAATTAAGATTAAAAGGTCCATCTTTAGAGTTTAAGTATTCGTGACAAATTAAGAAAATGGTGCTTTTTATAAAAACTcagtttttataattatttaaatatcatttttttatttctttttaaatcattaataatttgttCATAATCAAAGTTTGTATTAATCTATAAACTATGCATcaattataaaacaattaaaattcattaaagAATAAATATCATGTAgctttattttgattcaacTGTTAAAAATTTTCTAACGACTTTTagttattcaaataaaatttatatagaaaGAATTATCATGTTTTAGACAAGCACTATCAATTAATGATTTAAGCAtttcaatattaaattaaagatccatttgtttgatttataatatataaaataaataaaaagttcaaaaaataCTCATCGGCAAATTCTAGGTTCGGTTGTATTTGTTCAGATGATTTTTTTCATGTTGTTTTCTTCTAcgaatttgatattttcaaataaCTATATATTCAATCTTCAGTTTCATTTTGCAATTTTTTCAATACTAACAATAGCATTTGAATTTagtttctctatatttttccaAGTAGTTAATTAAACATTTTACTAGTTCTATAGTCATATCAATATGCCTgtttttttgcaatttttttgcTAATTTCATTAACAACAATTTACAACTCAAACCAAATAATCATTGCAACTAAAAACTCAAAGTTTCCAATTCAATGAGTTGCTAAAGATTCAACTTCACTCTTAATTTTTGGATCGTTATGTCTGAAGCGTGAGTTTTCGTTGCATATATTCACGCGACTCGCAACGTGTTTGCGACAATGGTTTAACAATTAAACCTTCACATTATTTGTTAGAGTTTTTCGACGTTATGTTGAATAAGaaaatacaatataaatatattgtaaCACTCAAAAAAAATCTTTAGCTTTGGTACAATAACTTACAATATCACAAAGTGTAAGACTATGACAACGCATAATGTGTATAGTGCTCtatgattaatatttaatgATTTTCTTTGTACACcctgatttttatattttatatttgattcatTATCATATCTTGTTCTCTCACAttattaatatcaaaataaaaatttctaatatattttatcattccTCAAATAATCGCTGATCTATTGTATTATTAACTTTCGTAAATTCCACGAAAAACTCTTCAATTTTTATTAGACTTGTAGAAGTATCCACACAACTTATaatgagaataatttatttttacgtCAGAAGTACAATCAAgaatcacaataaatattttgcttctttgattttataactttattagttaacatattaatcaatttatttcgGATCTTATGActaaaacaataataatgaaTTTCATTATTCTTGATACTAGCAAAATGTTTTTGTATGACTTGATTTCATTCCACAATTATCTCaataggagaaaaaaaaattccattGCTTTCTATAttaattctcttatttttttctacGGAATGCTAAATTTTGCTCAACTAGATATCTAACAACAAAAGTTATCCTTATTAAAACATCCTTccaatgtctttttttttttttttttcattacttATAAGCTCTTGGAGATATTTATCGgtcatttatttttctcaaatctGACTTGTAAATCAATCCATTTATTCATGAAAGTCATATATGCACCACTTAATTTAGGTTCTTTTAAGCCTTTCATAAATATGTTTCCAATCATTAAAACCTTCATTTTCTAAGTGATTTGTTTTATGACTTGTACCAAATAacttacaacaacaacaaaatttattcaatTCTTTTGAATAAACAAGTCAATTTATATCTTGTTCTTCTCCATTATAACAATAACGATCGTAACATAATTTTGAGAAGTACCAACCAAAAGCATCATTGGGACCACTCACATGTGATATATCTCTTTTAGGACCTTTCTTAGTAATTCATGTCACTCCTAAGTTTATTCCATATTCTTTGATTATAAATGTCTAATAAAACAAGCTCAAGGTTGttcatcaacaaaaaaataagtGTGTTCATTGAAAGATAAGTGTGTTCATTTTCAATACTATAACATgtatcatcaaaatattcagCTTCATCGCGattatcattttcatttttattgtttcaaCCAAGATAATTTGCTCTTTGATATACCTATTTTGTTGGGCATCCTCTAAATTTTCAACTCCAAAGTTTGAATTATCTAGATTTGTTATAAATCTTCCTATAATTATAACTTCGTTTAACAAAATCTAATTATATTGTTACATATTTCTacaataaatcaaatatcaactTGGATGGTGA
The genomic region above belongs to Cicer arietinum cultivar CDC Frontier isolate Library 1 chromosome 4, Cicar.CDCFrontier_v2.0, whole genome shotgun sequence and contains:
- the LOC101501056 gene encoding uncharacterized protein yields the protein MADDTINNSCKKRVRDDSDESELESPEAKRLRDDLLEFLNDSDPTPSTQELDSVMKSLQEEISASSSPPSSLRLTSDSGESQAQIGYLLEASDDELGLPPPGNPSVQEGKKEETELGRVLSDSSGIGELWEFENQILSYDSFELGTGFGSYENITENAAFDGIFNYSDVYYDTNDFSDPWRHGTLPAQ